The following coding sequences are from one Granulicella arctica window:
- a CDS encoding YebC/PmpR family DNA-binding transcriptional regulator translates to MSGHSKWATIKHKKGATDAKRGKIFTRLIKEITIAAKGGGGDPDGNPRLRTAIAAAKAENMPADNIKRAIQRGTGELEGVNYEEITYEGYGPGGVAIIVNVLTDNKNRAVSEIRHAFSKNGGNLGESNSVSWMFSKKGVIVVAKSAASEEKITETVLEAGAEDLSDEGDTWEVLSAPADFEAVTDALKAAKITPEHAEVTMIASTYTKLEGSQANSMMRLLEVLEDLDDAQNVYSNFDMDEAAMAAAGH, encoded by the coding sequence ATGTCCGGCCACTCAAAATGGGCAACAATCAAGCATAAAAAGGGCGCGACCGACGCCAAACGTGGCAAGATCTTTACCCGCCTTATCAAGGAAATCACCATCGCTGCGAAGGGCGGCGGCGGAGATCCCGACGGTAATCCGCGGCTGCGCACGGCGATCGCCGCGGCGAAGGCGGAGAATATGCCTGCCGACAACATCAAGCGCGCGATTCAGCGCGGTACGGGCGAGCTCGAGGGTGTGAACTACGAGGAGATCACCTACGAGGGCTACGGTCCGGGTGGCGTCGCCATCATCGTCAATGTTTTGACGGATAACAAGAACCGGGCTGTCAGCGAGATTCGCCATGCCTTCTCAAAGAATGGCGGGAACTTGGGTGAGTCGAACTCGGTTTCGTGGATGTTCTCGAAAAAGGGCGTGATCGTCGTGGCGAAGTCGGCTGCGTCGGAGGAGAAGATTACCGAGACCGTGCTTGAAGCGGGCGCGGAGGATCTTTCGGACGAGGGCGATACGTGGGAGGTGCTGTCCGCGCCAGCTGACTTTGAGGCGGTGACGGATGCGCTGAAGGCGGCGAAGATTACACCCGAGCACGCCGAGGTGACGATGATCGCTTCGACGTATACGAAGCTCGAGGGCAGCCAGGCTAACTCGATGATGCGTCTGCTTGAGGTGCTGGAAGATCTGGACGATGCGCAGAACGTTTACTCGAACTTCGATATGGACGAAGCTGCGATGGCTGCTGCTGGACACTAG
- a CDS encoding acyloxyacyl hydrolase produces MKKLRRVGSAGSWAFALTLLVSFTTGAVGQMDMNPLHSDVAAARQPFEFGALVQGGNGLTENRDNFHFLMAGVHAGKVLTNNFGPGLLHGNFEYAVEAFPFWQSYTPKFQRADCIAGPVPNTIECSPLYTVGGTYSGASVTPIILRWNFSGTRRMSFWAQGAGGLLWTNHKYPAFGSSTLNLANDGPNTDASVWNFTPQGGMGLHYFIKPRRSIDFSANAVHISSASLGDKNPGVNASVQFSLGYTWWK; encoded by the coding sequence ATGAAGAAGCTACGACGTGTTGGCAGTGCAGGGAGCTGGGCGTTTGCTCTCACCTTGTTGGTCTCTTTTACAACTGGTGCGGTAGGGCAGATGGATATGAATCCGCTTCATTCTGACGTGGCTGCTGCGAGGCAACCGTTTGAGTTCGGTGCGCTGGTGCAGGGGGGCAACGGGCTCACGGAGAATCGCGACAATTTTCATTTTCTAATGGCGGGCGTCCATGCGGGCAAGGTGCTGACGAACAACTTCGGCCCTGGGCTGCTGCATGGGAACTTCGAGTATGCGGTGGAGGCGTTTCCGTTCTGGCAGTCGTATACGCCGAAGTTTCAGCGGGCGGACTGCATTGCCGGTCCGGTCCCCAATACGATTGAGTGCTCTCCGTTGTATACGGTTGGCGGAACATACTCGGGAGCTTCGGTCACGCCGATTATTCTGCGATGGAATTTTTCCGGAACGCGGCGGATGTCCTTCTGGGCGCAGGGTGCAGGCGGGTTGCTGTGGACCAATCACAAGTATCCGGCCTTCGGGTCGTCCACGCTGAATCTGGCGAACGATGGGCCGAATACCGATGCGAGTGTGTGGAACTTTACGCCGCAGGGTGGGATGGGGCTGCACTACTTTATCAAGCCGCGCCGGTCGATCGACTTCAGCGCGAATGCAGTTCATATTTCGAGCGCATCGCTGGGTGATAAGAATCCGGGCGTGAATGCAAGCGTCCAGTTCTCGCTGGGCTATACCTGGTGGAAGTAG
- the ftcD gene encoding glutamate formimidoyltransferase, which yields MTPDSIIECVPNFSEGVDRDVVSRIVASMQVEQVHLLDWSLDGAHNRSVVTLAGPPEAVVEAAVRAVGTAAKLIDLTQQNGVHPRIGAADVVPFVPVSGLSLAECAMLARQAGLQIWRRYGVPVYFYGAAAARPDRVLLEDVRRGQFEGLREASMKDASRRPDIGGPELHATAGASAVGARSFLIAYNMYLDQPDITAARAIAREIRAANGGLHGVKSIGVLCDGRAQVSMNITDYRKTPMHMVHAKVQALARHHGVNTAEGELIGLIPEDAYDADAVWVKEIPGFRAEAKVLEQKLHHPMEWPSVGI from the coding sequence ATGACCCCTGATTCCATCATCGAATGCGTCCCGAATTTTTCTGAGGGAGTGGACCGCGACGTGGTGAGCCGCATCGTGGCGTCGATGCAGGTGGAGCAGGTTCACCTGCTGGACTGGTCGCTGGATGGGGCGCACAACCGCTCGGTGGTGACGCTGGCTGGGCCGCCTGAAGCGGTGGTTGAGGCGGCGGTGCGGGCGGTGGGTACGGCGGCGAAGCTGATTGACCTGACGCAGCAGAACGGTGTTCATCCGCGTATTGGTGCGGCGGATGTGGTGCCGTTTGTCCCTGTGAGTGGGCTGTCGCTGGCGGAGTGTGCAATGCTGGCGCGGCAGGCGGGTTTGCAGATCTGGCGGCGATATGGCGTGCCGGTGTACTTCTATGGCGCGGCGGCGGCTCGGCCCGATCGTGTGCTGCTGGAAGATGTGCGGCGCGGGCAGTTCGAGGGGTTGCGGGAGGCGTCGATGAAGGATGCCTCGCGCCGTCCGGATATTGGTGGCCCGGAGCTTCATGCGACTGCGGGGGCGAGCGCGGTGGGTGCGCGTAGTTTTTTGATCGCTTACAACATGTACCTGGATCAGCCGGATATTACCGCGGCTCGGGCGATTGCGCGGGAGATTCGTGCTGCCAATGGTGGTCTGCATGGCGTGAAGTCGATTGGCGTGCTGTGCGATGGGCGGGCGCAGGTCTCGATGAACATTACGGACTATCGCAAGACACCGATGCATATGGTGCATGCGAAGGTCCAGGCGCTGGCGCGGCATCATGGGGTCAACACTGCGGAGGGCGAGCTGATCGGCCTGATTCCGGAGGACGCGTACGACGCGGACGCGGTGTGGGTGAAGGAGATTCCGGGGTTCCGGGCCGAGGCCAAGGTGCTGGAGCAGAAGCTGCATCATCCGATGGAGTGGCCCAGCGTCGGTATATAA